A stretch of the Notamacropus eugenii isolate mMacEug1 chromosome 2, mMacEug1.pri_v2, whole genome shotgun sequence genome encodes the following:
- the NCR3 gene encoding natural cytotoxicity triggering receptor 3, with translation MAWKLLFIFLSACPGSSSLSIFQPPRIQAQKGGSVSLSCLFNISQEGPAIGFATWYLDVVAPDREVNNKTLEFRGRLVSSDQAQFLWDRMVKLQIRDIRVTDAGLYLCKVEILESGIGIGEGTRLVVKEGSPWPKVFPLLLRAALYIFSLAFVVIGTTLYYKGQVVITEGHQNTLLPLSKCLENEV, from the exons ATGGCATGGAAGctgcttttcatctttctctctgcATGCCCAG gttcctcttctctttccatcttccaACCCCCCAGGATCCAGGCTCAGAAAGGTggttctgtctccctctcctgcTTGTTCAACATCAGTCAGGAGGGTCCTGCCATTGGCTTTGCCACCTGGTACCTGGATGTGGTAGCCCCAGACAGGGAAGTGAATAACAAGACCCTGGAATTCAGGGGCCGCCTAGTCAGCTCTGATCAAGCCCAATTCCTCTGGGACCGGATGGTCAAGCTACAGATACGGGACATCAGAGTAACCGATGCTGGACTCTATCTTTGCAAGGTGGAGATACTGGAGTCAGGGATTGGGATTGGAGAAGGGACCAGACTGGTGGTGAAGGAAG GCTCTCCTTGGCCAAAGGTGTTCCCACTCCTTCTTCGGGCAGCCCTCTACATTTTCAGCTTGGCCTTTGTGGTGATAGGGACCACTCTGTATTACAAGGGACAA GTCGTCATCACTGAAGGACACCAGAATACCCTGTTACCTCTTTCAAAGTGCCTTGAAAATGAGGTGTGA
- the LST1 gene encoding leukocyte-specific transcript 1 protein, translating into MEKEMQSLGIYILSAMEGLLFLLVLILCVCTYQLRKRVMRLERDTDGSMEQQLHYASLQGLTSVLREGAGEFPQNDPSGDYACVKKNSQD; encoded by the exons atggaaaaagaaatgcagaGTTTGG GAATCTACATATTGTCGGCAATGGAGGGCCTCCTGTTCCTGCTTGTACTCATTCTGTGTGTCTGTACATACCAGCTTCGAAAAAGAG tgatgAGGTTGGAGAGGGACACG gATGGTTCTATGGAGCAACAGCTTCATTATGCATCTCTCCAGGGACTTACATCTGTCTTAAGGGAAGGAGCTGGGGAATTTCCTCAAAATGATCCCAGTGGGGACTATGCTTGTGTTAAGAAGAACAGCCAAGATTAA